The Drosophila suzukii unplaced genomic scaffold, CBGP_Dsuzu_IsoJpt1.0 scf_17, whole genome shotgun sequence genome includes a window with the following:
- the LOC108011910 gene encoding E3 ubiquitin-protein ligase PPP1R11 — translation MAQKQSNETTSGTTEIIDQAVSCAASQVQTTPTLQLRLEHPQDERRVVFHAGVIDNENLNRKKSKCCCIFKKPLAFDESSSDDDEDCEHCFGHPEKRRRNAKNNDDRDVNLCPEASHSDGPSTSTRAVDCIPPPAEPVELPANQKNPIECVDFEHANSS, via the exons ATGGCGCAAAAGCAGAGCAATGAGACAACCAGCGGAACAACtgaaatcattgaccaagcgGTGTCCTGTGCCGCGTCGCAGGTTCAGACCACGCCCACACTGCAATTGCGACTAGAACATCCGCAGGACGAACGCCGGGTGGTTTTTCATGCCGGGGTTATAGACAATGAGAATTTGAATCGCAAGAAATCAAAAT GCTGCTGCATATTCAAAAAACCTCTGGCGTTCGACGAGAGCTCTTCGGATGATGACGAAGACTGCGAGCACTGCTTTGGGCATCCCGAAAAGCGGAGGAGAAACGCCAAGAACAATGATGATCGCGATGTAAACTTGTGTCCGGAGGCTTCGCATTCCGATGGACCATCTACATCCACGAGAGCGGTGGACTGTATTCCACCGCCAGCAGAGCCCGTTGAGCTGCCGGCGAATCAGAAAAATCCTATCGAATGCGTTGACTTTGAACACGCAAATAGTTCGTAG